TTTCTAATTCATCTTTATCGAGCCAGATACCGTGATTTTTTCTACAGTGGTCAATTATCACTCCTGAGGTATAGCTATAATTTACCCGTTCCATTAGATGTCCACAAATGGGACAGAGAAGAGTATCAACTAATTCATGGGGACGTGAGATTTTAGCGTCTTCTTTGTTTGCGGTTATTTCGGGAAAATGCTCTTGAGTGAACTTTTTCTCTCTGATTTTGAGTATTTGATAGAGTTCATCGCTATCACACCAGATACCACCGCAAATTTTACATATATCAGTTTTTACGCCTTCGTAATCTATCTCCATTAATTGCTTATGACATCGAGGGCAATCTTTTGTTCCTAATAAAACATCCTTCTCATGAGTCTGCTCTATTCTTTCTAATGAATTATCATGTTCTTCCATAACTATCTGAATCTTTTCTAACTCACCTTGATTAAACCATAATCCATCTTTTTGAGGACATCGGTCGAGTATAACCCCAGTATTAATGGCGTAATTAAACTTTTGCATCTGTGAACCACATTTAGGGCAGTTATGGATTTTACCTTTTCCTGCATCTACTCCAATAGACTGAAAGGTAGTAATTCTTTCTTCTTCACTAAAAGGTGTTTGTCTTCTATCTATTATGGGGCTTAATTCTCCATAATCTAACCAATTCCCGCCGCAGTTATTACAGGAATCAATCACTATCCCTTCATACTCCCTTTCTACTAATTCTGAATGACACTCTGGACAAATCATTTTTTATGCCTCCTTTTTTGCTATAGTTTCGTGATTTTTAGAAGATTGAAATCCCCTGAAAACACAAGGAAGAGGAATTATTGCAAAGTTATGGCTAAACCATGAGTTGCAAAAAATAGTGAGTGAATTACAAAATTCCAAATCACAAATTCCAAATTACAAATAAATTCCAATGACCAAAAATCAAAATTCCAAACAAAAGAAGGAGAAGTGCTTTTCAATGAGGCAATAGAATTAAAGAAAAGTTATATTCCCCTCTTGAGAGGGGTTAGAGGTGTGTCCTTCAATTATTGAAAAACCTAAATCTGACATTATTGAGCAAAATATTCAACTCCCTTTAACAAAATTGATAAAGCAATAGGTTTTGGAATTTGGTGCTTGGAATTTATTTGGAATTTGTTATTTGAAATTTGGAATTTATATTGCAAGGTTATGGTTAAACCATGATGAATAAATTCACGAAACTCCAGTTTTTGGTAATTTGGTAACTAAATTACCAGTGACTAATTATCATTCACCAATGTCCTTATCTCTTATAATCTTCTGCTATACGCAGGTTAATACAATTTTGGATTTTCGATTGGATAACTCCAAAATCAAAAGTGACTTAAGTGGATACTAACTTAATAAATCCTTTTTTCCCAACCTGAAGGATTTTCGGCAAACTTAAATCTATTTCAAAATCTACCTGTGCTATTCTTTTTTGGTCTATTTTAACGCCTCCTTGCATAATTAATCTTCGTGCCTCACTTTTGCTTGGAGCTAATTTAGTCATAACAATAACCTCTATCAATCCAATAAAAGGCTTATTCACCTTGAATTCAGGTATTTCTTCAGGCAATTCCTTATCACGAAATATCCGTTCAAATTCTTCGTCCTGGCTTTTTGCTTCAGATTCATCATAATAGCACTTGACTATTTCCTTAGCTAATAGTTTTTTTGCCTCTTTTGGATGGAGTGATTTTATCTCATCTAAAGAAATATTTGTAAGCAATTCAAAGTATTTGGGCATAATGGCATCGGGGATAGACATCAATTTACCAAACATTTCTTTTGGAGAATCGAGGATGCCGATATAATTGCCGTAACTTTTACTCATTTTCCGCACGCCGTCAGTTCCTTCTAACAACGGCAT
Above is a window of bacterium DNA encoding:
- a CDS encoding zf-TFIIB domain-containing protein, whose translation is MICPECHSELVEREYEGIVIDSCNNCGGNWLDYGELSPIIDRRQTPFSEEERITTFQSIGVDAGKGKIHNCPKCGSQMQKFNYAINTGVILDRCPQKDGLWFNQGELEKIQIVMEEHDNSLERIEQTHEKDVLLGTKDCPRCHKQLMEIDYEGVKTDICKICGGIWCDSDELYQILKIREKKFTQEHFPEITANKEDAKISRPHELVDTLLCPICGHLMERVNYSYTSGVIIDHCRKNHGIWLDKDELEKLQVFVERGEGKEDEYLTNYIHKLQEIEMEVMIKEEEAIKSIKVSRLPIINRFIQALTRKGIFD